Within Inmirania thermothiophila, the genomic segment CGTCCCCCGCACGCCCGCCGCCGGCGAGGGCCTCGAGAAAGCGGGGCAGGGTGGCGTTGTCGAGGAAGGTGTTGAGGACCGCGAGCACGGTCTCCGGGTGTGCGGCCCCGTCCAGCGCCTCGAGCAGGGCCTCCACCGCGGCCTCGGGGACCTGCTTCAGGCGCAGCACCGCCTCCGCCACCCGCGGTGTGCTTGGGCTCGGCGAGGCGGCGACGGTGGCGACGGCCTTGCGGGTGCGCAGTCCGTCCAGCAGGCCCATGGGGGCTCAGCCCTCGTCCCGGGGGATGACGGCGACGACGTAGGCCTTGTTGACGAGACAGGCCTCGCCGTCCTCGAGGCGGATGCGGGCGAAGCGCTCGCGCTCGAGGTTGAAAAAGTCGTAGAGGCGCGCGCGCTCCGGCGGCAGACTGTGCCGGACGGTGCCGCGCAGGACGGTGCCGTCCATGAGGTGCAGCTCGCAGGCCTGGGCCGCGGTGGCGGCCCACGCCTCCTCCTCGTCCGGGCCGCAGAGCACGCGCACGATGGCGCGCTTGTTGTAGAAGCGGATGGGATCGGCCGGGGCGCCCTCGCGGCGCACCACGATGAAGGGCGCGGGGCCGTTGAGCACCTCCAGCGGATCCTCCAGGGTGCCGGTCTCGCCCGACTCGGCCAGGAACAGGCAGCCCACCACCGGACCCTCCGGATGGACCCAGAGGGTCACCGTCAGCGGCCGCTTCGGGATCCTCAGCTCCTCGCGCCCCGTCATGCCGGCTCCTTCCGCGCGTCTCCTTCGCCCACCGCCGCACGCGGTCTTTCACGGATCTTACAATGGCCGCGTCGGGGCGGCCAGTGCGCCCGGGCCGCGAGGGGTGGCGTAGAATCGGGCGGGATCAAGGACGGCGCGGAAAGGAGGGCGGCATGGCCTACCTGGAGGTGGTGGTGGGGGCGCACACGGGCACCCGCTTCGCCCTGGGGGACGAGCTCCACCTCGGGCGCAATCCGGGCGCGGCGCCGGATCCGCGCACCTTCCTCCCCCTTTCGGACGCCGAGGTGAGCCGGGTGCACGCCCGCATCCGCCGCCTCGGGCGCGGCTACGTGGTGGAGGATCTCGACTCCACCAACGGCACCTGGCTGCGCGGCGAGCGCATCAAGCCCCACGTCCCGTATCTGCTGCGCGAGGGCGACGAGCTGCGCCTCGGCGGCACCGTGCTCCGCTTCCGCCTCGGCGGGCCGGCGGAGGAGGCGGGGATGCCGCGCTACGGCTCGGCCATCATGGCGAGACCGGCGGGCGTCGGCGCCGACACCGGCGTCGAGGTGCGCGAGGAGACCTCGGGCGAGCGGTCGGTGGTGATCGACCCGCGCGAGCTGGCCCCGCCGTCCGGGGCGGCGGAGGCGGTGATGCGGCGCCTGCAGGCGGTCTCGGCGGTCTCCCGCAGCCTCGGCGAGGTGCAGGACCTGCGCCGCCTCGCCGAGGGGGTGCTCGAGCGGATCTTCGAGATCTTTCCCACCGCCCGACGGGCGCTGATCGCCCTCGTGGGCGAGGGGGGGCAGGTGCGGCCCCTTGCCGTGCGCGGGCGCGACGGCGGCGGGGCGGGCAGGCTTGCGCTGTCCTCCACCGTGGTGCGCGAGGTGCTGAACAACCGCCGCGCGGTGCTCACGCTGGACGCCCGCAGCGATCCGCGCTTCCGGGCCGGGGAGTCGGTGGCGCGGCTGTCGCTGCAGAGCCTCATGTGCGCGCCGCTCCTGGTGGAGGAGCGGGTCGTGGGCCTGGTCCAGGTCGAGGGCGGCGCCGTCGAGGGCGCCTTCGACGAGGACGACCTGCGGGTGCTCGCCGGGGTGGCGGCGCAGATCGCGGTCGCGGTCCACAACGCCCGCCTCTACGGCGAGATCGAGGCCCTGTTCGAGAGCTTCATCCGCGCCTCGGTGCAGGCCATCGAGGCGCGCGATCCGGTCACCGCGGGCCATTCCTTCCGCGTCGCGGAGTTCGCCGAGCGGCTGGCGGAGGCGGCCGATCGGGCCGGGGTGGCGGGGCTCGGGCGGGAGGCGGTGCGGGAGCTGCGCTATGCGGCGCTGCTGCACGACTTCGGCAAGGTGGGGGTGCGCGAGCACGTCCTGACCAAGCCCACCAAGCTCTACCCGCACCAGATGGAGCTGGTGCGGATGCGCTTCCGCTATGCGCGGGCCGCCTTCGAGCGGGATGCCTACCGGCGGCTGCTGGATCTGTGGGCGCAGGGCGAGATCGACGCCGGCGCGCGGCGGCGCATGCGGGGCGAGCTGGAGCGGATGCTGCGTGAGGAGGCGGAGCGGTTCGAGCGCATGCTGGCGGCGGTGGAGGAGGCCAACCGGCCGGACGTCCCCGCCCATGCCCTGGCGCCGGGGCTGGAGGAGGCCGAGGCCTACCGCTTCCCCGGGCTCGACGGGGCCGAGGAGGCGCTGCTGACGCCGGGGGAGCTGCTGGATCTGCGCACGGCGCAGGGCAGCCTCAGTCCCGACGAGCGGCTGCAGATCGAGTCCCACGTCAGCCACACCTACGCCTTCCTCAGCCTCATCCCCTGGCGCGGGGATCTCGCGCGCGTGCCGGAGATCGCCTACGGCCATCACGAGAAGCTGGACGGCTCGGGCTACCCGCGGGGGCTTCGGGGCGAGGACATCCCGGTGCAGACGCGCATCCTCACCATCGCCGACATCTACGACGCCGTCACCGCAGGCGACCGGCCCTACCGGCGGGGCCTGCCCCAGGAGCAGGCGCTGGAGCTGCTCGAGGCGCAGGCGCGCGCCGGCGCCCTGGACGCCGCGCTGGTGGGGGTCTTCATCGAGGCGCGGGTCTACGTCCGCTGACGGGGTTCAGCGGGCGGGGCGGGGGCCGAGCTGCTCCGGCGCGATGCGCGGGGTGAAGTAGGCGTCGGCGGCGGCGAGGGGGACGTGCTCGCCGCGCCCGTCCACCAGCGGCAGCTCGAAGTCGTTCCAGCCCTTGAGCCCGGATCGCAGGGAGCGCACGTCGCGGTAGCCCAGCTCGCGCATCACCGCCGCGGCGAGCAGGCTGCGGTTGCCGGAGCGGCAGACGACCACCACCGGACGCTCGCGCGCCTCCACCAGCTCCGGCACCGTCTCCTCGTAGCCCCACTCGCAGGCCGGCTCAAGGATGCCGCGGGGGACGTTGAGGGAGCCGGCGATGTGCATCGCCTCGAACTCGTAGGGCTCGCGCACGTCCAGGAGCAGGATCGGACGCCCGGCGTCGAGCTCCTCCTGCAGCTCCCACGGGAAGAGCTCGCCCACGCGTTCCCGGCAGGCCTCCACCAGCTCGCTGTAGCGCCGGGCCATGCCGTCAGCCCTTGTCGGCGATGCGCGGCCGGTGCAGGCCGTGCTCCACCGCCATCACCGCCGCCTCGACGCGGGAGTGGACCCCGAGCTTGCGCAGGATCGCCTTGACGTGGAGCTTGACGGTGCCGTCGGAGATGCCCAGGTGGCGGGCGATGACCTTGTTGGACTCGCCCTCGGCGAGATGGCAGAGGATCTCGCGTTCGCGGGGCGTGAGCCCGTCGAAGGGTGTCGCGCCGTGGCCCGGCTCGGGCTGCTCGCCGCGCACCACGCGCGCCAGCAGCCTCGAGAGCTCGGGGGCGATGACGGTCTCGCCGCGCACCGCATCGCGCAGGGCTCGGACCACCTCGTCGGGCTCCATGTCCTTGATCAGGTAGCCCTGGGCGCCGGAGCGCAGGGACTCCACGAGGTCCTGCTCCTCGGCGCTGGTGGTGAGCATCACCACCGGCATCTCCAGCCCGCGCTGGCGCATGGCGTGCAGGACCTGCAGCCCGTCCATGCGCGGCATGCGCAGATCCAGCAGGACGATGTCGGGGCGCAGCCGCTCGGCGAGCTCCATCCCCTCCACGCCGTCGCCGACGGCCCCCACCACCTCGATGCCGCGCCGCTCCAGCAGCTCCTGCAGGCCGACGCGGAAGAGGGCGTGGTCGTCGATGATCAGCACCCGCATGGCGTCCTCACCTCCTCGTCGCCCGGGGCTCGGCCTCACTGGATGCGCACGGGCTCGGGGACGACCTCGCCGGGGTCGCGGAAGCGCAGGTCCACCCGCGTGCCCTCGCCCGGCTCGCTCTCGATGCGCAGCTCCCCGCCGAGGCGGCGCGCCCGCTCCTGCATGATGCTGAGCCCCACGTGTTCGCCCGGGCGGCCTTCGAGATGGCGCCCCTCGAAGCCGACCCCGTCGTCCTCCACCAGGACGTGGTACTCGCCGTCGCGGCAGCGCATGAGGATGCGCACGGCATGGGCCCTGCTGTGCTTGCGGATGTTGGCGAGGGCCTCCTGGACGATGCGCAGCACCTGCAGCTCGTAGAGGGCGGGCAGGCGCGCCGCGCCGCATTCCTTCTGGAGGAAGGTGGCGATGCCGGTCTCGCGCCGGAAGCGCTCCACGGTTTCCTCGATCGCCGGCAGCAGGCCCCGATCGTCCAGCGGCGCACGGAAGTGGACGAGGAGCTCGCGCAGCTCCGTGTGGGCCTCGTCGAGGCCGTTGCGGATGCGCTCCAGCTCGCGCCGCCCCGCCGTGGCATCGCCCTGCTCCATCATCTCGGCCAGCATCCGCACCTGGTAGCGCAGGCTCGCCAGGGTCTGGGCGAGGGAGTCGTGGAGCTCGTGGGCGAGCATGGTGCGCTCGCGCATGACGCTGAAGCGGCGCGCCTTCTCGTCGAGACGGGCCTTCTCGATGGCCATCCCGAGGTGGCGGCCGATGCTGGTCAGCAGCTCGCGCTCGTCGTCGTCGAGGCGGAAGCCGGGGCGGTCCACGAAGAGGTTGTAGATCCCCAGCGTGCGGCCGCGGTAGTGCAGCGGCACCACGACGAGGGTCGCCTGCTCGCCCCCGAGGAGGGGACCGGCGAGGGCCTGCTCGCACGCCTGCAGGTCGGTGCGGCAGAGGAGGGCGCCGTCGGCGGCGGCGGCGCCGCAGAGGCAGTTGCGCACGTCCACGTGGCGCTCGCGCTCCTCGAGCTCGGGGTCGAGCCCGCGGCTGGCCACGAGTCGCAGGGTTCCGTCCTCGCCGCGCAGCCGCACGGTGGCGGCGCGGGCGCGCACCACCCGGATCAGGGTGTCGAGGAAGCGGCCCAGCAGGTCGTCCAGGTCGCGCGAGGCGTTGATGCTGGCGGCGACGTCGTAGAGAACCTGGAGCGAGCGCGTCTTCTGGGCGAGGGTGTCGGTGTGGCGGCAGATCTCCTCGTCCACGGCGCGGCTGACGCGCTCGAGGTCCTCGCCGATGGCGTTGATCTCGGCCGCCAGGGGGCTGTCGCCGGCCATGCGCGCGCCGAGGTCGCCGGCACGCACGCGCGCCGCCCACGCCGCCACCTCGCCCAGGCTGCGCGCAAGCCTTGCGTGGGCACGATGGCCGAGGTAGGCGAGCAGGGCGAGGGCCGCGCCCGCAAGGGCGGGGATCCAGGGACCCGCGCCGGTCGCAAGGGTCGCGATCAGGAGGGCACCGAGCAGGGCCGCGAGGAGAAGGAACGGCAGCAGCAGCCCCTCGCGCAGGAGGAAGGCGGCGACACCGGGCCTTCCCGGGCGCGCGGCCTGCGTCGGGTGCCGGTGATGCGCATCCTCGCCGATCGCGGCCATGGCGATCCGCCCCGCGGCCGGGGCGCAGGTGGGACCTGGCCCCGAGTTTACCACCGCGGCGGCGAGGGCGGCCGCCGCCGCGTCCCCCCTGTCGCCGATGCGGCGGCGGCCTGCCATTGCGTCAGTCCTCCGCCGGGGGCTCGTGGCGCGGGTCGTTGGGGTTGTAGAAGATGAAGCGGTGCTCGCCCGGCGCGTACTCCACGTAGTCGATCACCATGCCCTCGACGATGTCCTCGGTGTCGCGGGTGACCAGCACGGTGACCCCGTGAAGCTCGATTAGGTGGTCGGTCTCGCGCGGCTCGTCGAAGCCGATGGCGTAGTCCATGAGCCCCTGGGGGCCCACCTTGACCGCCAGGCGCAGCACCGCAGGCAGGCCCTGGCGGTCCGCCTCGCTGCGGATCTGCGCGGCGGCGCGTTCGGTGAGCTGGATCATGGCGCGCTCCTCCTGCTGGCGGCGGCGGCGCGGGCGCGCACGAAGGCGAGGAAGCGCTGCACCCAGGGATTGGCGCGGGTGTGCCGCTGGTGGGCGTAGCAGGCCAGGAGGTTGCGCACCACGATGCCGTCGCGTCCTCCGCCGATGCCGGTGCCGCGGACGACCTCGTAGGCGCAGAGCGTCGCCGGCGGCAGGTCCACGAGGGCGGAGTAGTGGAACTCGTGCACCGGGATCTCGCCGGGACCGTCACCCAGGCGCGGCCAGGGCGCCGCGGCGGTCTCGCGCAGGCGGCCGTAGCCGCGCCCCACGGGGCGCCCATGCATGCGGGCGGTGGCCGGGATGACGCCGCACATGGGGGCGCGGGTGCCCCGCCACGCGATGGCACGGGCGAGATACATGAGGCCGCCGCACTCGGCATAGGCCGGCAGCCCGCGCTCGAGGATGGCGGTGCGGATCTCGTGGCGCAGGGGCGCGTTGGCGGCCAGGGCCTCGAGATGGGTCTCGGGAAAGCCGCCGCCGATGAAGAGCGCGTCCACCTCGGGCAGGCGCGCATCGCGCAGGGGGCTGAAGGGGACGATGCGCGCACCGGCCCGCTCGAGGGCCTCGAGATCGTCCGGGTAGTAGAAGCCGAAGGCGGCGTCCCGTGCCACGCCGATGCGCACCGCGCTGCAGGAGGGCAGGGGGCGCGGCGGCGGGGCGCGGCGCGGCACCGGCGCTGCCGCCGCAAGGAGCGCCTCCAGATCGACGCCGCGCTCGACGGCATCGGCCATGCGCTGCACCGCGTCCTCGGCCGCACCGTGCTCCTCCGCGGGGACGAGGCCGAGGTGGCGCTCCGGGATCCTGAGGCGGGGGTCCTCGGCCACCGCGCCCAGCACGGGCACCGCGGTGTAGGTCTCGAGGGCGCGGCGCAGCTTGGCCTCGTGGCGGGCGCCGGCGACGCGGTTGAGGATGACCCCCGCGACGGGCACGTCGGGCTCGAAGCCGGCGAGCCCCTGCACCAGGGGGGCGACGCCGCGGGTCATGCCGCGGGTGTCGAGGACCAGCACCACCGGCGCCCCCAGGAGGCGGGCGAGCGCGGCGTTGCTGTCGGCGCCGTCGGCGGCCACCCCGTCGTGCAGCCCCTTGGTGCCCTCGACGAGGGCGACGTCGGCGTCGGTGCCGGCGGCGGTGCGGATCTCGTCCGGCGCCTGGGTGTGGAAGTCGAGGTTGCGGCAGGGCCGGCCCGCGGCGCGGCCGAGCCACATGGGGTCGATGTAGTCCGGACCCTTCTTGAGGGGCTGCACGCTCAGGCCGCGCCGGCGCAGGGCGCGCACGAGGCCGACGGCGACGACGGTCTTGCCCGAGGACTTGTGGGCGGCGGAGAGGTAGACGAGCCGGGTGGGCTCAGGCACGCACCGCCTCCGTGGCCCCCGCCGCGGGCGCCGGGGCCTGCTCGTCCCCGAGGGCGGCGGGGAGGATGGCCAGCACCCGCAGGGCCAGCAAGGTGATCAGCCCGGTGATGCCGAGGCCCGACAGCCCCAGCAGGAGCTCCACCCCGGTGGGCCGGTAGGTGTGGATCACGCCGTCGAAGAAGCTGCTCGAGACCTCCATGCCGGGGAAGAGGATCAGCGGGTAGCTCTGTCCGCCGATGATGATGACGTAGATCTGGGCGAGCCCGCCCAGGAGGACGGCAAGCCCCGCGAGGGCGATGGCGCCGCGCTGCCGCCCGAGGGTGGGGTGGTAGACGAGGCCCAGCGGCACCAGGCCGCCCACCAGCACCTGACCGACCCAGAACAGCGCCGTGACCGCGCCGCCTTCCACGAGGATGTAGCGCTCCACGCCGTGATGCTCGGCGGCGTAGAGGTTGGTCAGGTGCTGCACCGCCGTGAAGTAGAGCACCACGGCGACGAAGACGCCGAGCAGGTTCTTCAGGCGGTGCAGCAGATGGTCGCCGAGGGGGCGCCCGGTGGCGCGGAAGGCCCCGATGAGGACGAGCAGGAAGAGCGCGGTGCCGAAGGCGAGCGACATGGCGATGAAGAGCGGCGCCATGATCGCCGCGTCGTAGGCCTGCCGCGCCACGAGGAAGCCGAAGATGGAGCCCGTGCCGGTGGTCAGGATCAGCCGCCAGAGGAAGGCGACGGTGCCGGCGACGCGGCTGTAGCGGTTCATCCGCCGCTCCAGCATGAGCCAGAGATAGACCGCGGCGATGGCGAGGAAGCCGGTGTAGAGGTAGATGTTCCAGGCGAAGATGGAGCGGAAGTTGTACCGCGTCATGGCCACGACGAGGCGGTCCGGCCGCCCCAGGTCCAGCACGAGGACCGCAAGCCCCCCCACCAGGCAGGCGATGGCGAGCACCGCCGAGAGCGGGGCGAGCGGCTTGTACGCCTTGCGGCCGAAGACCGAGGCCACCGAGGCCACGTTGAGGGCGCCCGAGGCGGTGACGATGAGGAAGACGGCGAAGACGTGCGGCAGGCCCCAGACGATCTGGTTGGTCATGCCGGTGATGGCGTGGCCGTGGTGCTCCATCTGCCAGGCCGCCCACAGCCCCGCGGCGACCAGCGCCCCGAGCAGGGCGGCGAGGGCGTAGAAGCCGCCGGAGCGGCCCTCGATGGCTTGCAGGCGCGGTTCCTTCATGGGCTCCCTTCCCCCGAGCGGTCAGACGTTGAGACCGAGGTAGCGCACACCGGGATCGAGACCGAGGTCGGCGCGCAGCGCCTCGCCCCCGAGCTCGCGCACGCTTCGCGCGATCTCGCTCGCCGGGTCCGCGAGGTCGCCGAAGACGAGGGCGGCGTTGCCCGTGCGACGGCAGGCCTCGACGCAGGCCGGCTCGCGGCCTGCGTCCACGCGGTGCACGCACAGGGTGCAGGACTCCACCGTGCCCTTGCCGCGCGGCGCCCAGGGGCGCGGGTCCTCCACCGCCTCGTGCTCGAGCGAGCGCGCCTTGTAGGGGCAGGCCATCATGCAGTAGCGGCAGCCGATGCAGCGGTGGCGGTCCACCAGGACGATGCCGTCGGCGCGGCGCATGGAGGCCCCGGTGGGGCAGACGTCGACGCAGGGCGGGTGCGCGCAGTGCTGGCACATGACCGGCAGGGAGAAGCTGCGGCCGCTGCGCGGGTCGCGCACGCGCACCTTGCGGATCCACTGCGGGTCGGTCTCGGGCCGGCCGCGCCCGCCCCAGCCGTTTTCCTCGCGGCAGGCGCTGACGCAGGCGTCGCAGCCGTCCGCGCAGCGGCGGGTGTCCACCAGCAGGCCCCAGCGCTGCCGGGACGAGGCGGGCTCGCCGGCGGGGCGGGCCGCCGCCGGCCCGAGGAGGAAGACGCCGGGCGCGAGCAGCACGCCCGCCGCGAGGGCGCCGCCCGCCCGCAGGAAGTCCCGTCGTGTCGCAGCTTGCTCGGCCACCTCGTGAACCCTCCTTCTCAACGGCCCGCGGCGAGCTCACCGGCGATGCGCCGCGCCGCCGCCTCGGCCTCGGGATCCGGACGCCCCGAGTGGCACTGGAAGCAGTCGATGCGCACCGCGGCGTAGCGGTGGCAGCTCTCGCAGAACTGCCCGGGCGCGGCCACGCTCACCGGCTGCCCGCGCTCGTCGCGGCCGGCATGGCAGGCGATGCACAGCCGGAGGCTGAAGCGCTCGCCGCGGATGCCCTGCCGCACCGTGCGCGCGCGCTGGTGGCGCAGCAGCTCCATGTGCTCGCGCCGCATCTGCTCCGCGGGGAGGACGCAGCGCGGACCCACGGCCGGGGCGACGATCTCGGGCAGCGGCACCGCCCGGGCGGCGGTCGAGGCCGCCAGGGCGGCGAGGCCGGTCAGCAGCGCGGCGAGCAGCCTGGCCATGGTCCGGTCACTCCCCCAGCCCCATCTGGATGTAGCCCGTGGGGCAGACGTCGTGGCAGATGTGGCAGCCGATGCAGCGGGTGTAGTCGGTGTAGACGTAGCGGCCCGTGGTGCGCTGCGACTTCGGCACCCGGTGCACCGCATCCTGCGGGCAGAAGACGACGCAGTTGTCGCACTCGAAGCACAGCCCGCAGCTCATGCAGCGGCTCGCCTCCTTCTGCGCCTCCTCGTCGGTGTAGCGCTCGAGGCGGTCGGCCCCCTCCTCCTTGAGCACCACCTCCGGCGGCAGCTCCAGCTCCCGGCGCCGGATGCGCGGGGTGTAGGGGAAGTGCCCGAGGAAGAGCTCCTCGTGGGTGATGACCTCGAACTGGGAGCGGTCCTCGAAGTTGTGCACCGCGAAGTCGCTCTCCGAGGTGCCGCGCACCGGCTCGTGGACCTCGGCCGGGGCGTGGCCGGTCTCGGCGAGCTTGTTGAGGAGGTTGAAGTGGTGCACGTCCACCTTCGGCCGCTTCGCCATGGGCTCGCCGCGCAGGTAGTGGTCGATGCTCTCGGCGGCGATGCGGGCCTGGCCGATGGCGGTGGTGAGCAGATGCGGGCGGATG encodes:
- a CDS encoding HD domain-containing phosphohydrolase, which gives rise to MAYLEVVVGAHTGTRFALGDELHLGRNPGAAPDPRTFLPLSDAEVSRVHARIRRLGRGYVVEDLDSTNGTWLRGERIKPHVPYLLREGDELRLGGTVLRFRLGGPAEEAGMPRYGSAIMARPAGVGADTGVEVREETSGERSVVIDPRELAPPSGAAEAVMRRLQAVSAVSRSLGEVQDLRRLAEGVLERIFEIFPTARRALIALVGEGGQVRPLAVRGRDGGGAGRLALSSTVVREVLNNRRAVLTLDARSDPRFRAGESVARLSLQSLMCAPLLVEERVVGLVQVEGGAVEGAFDEDDLRVLAGVAAQIAVAVHNARLYGEIEALFESFIRASVQAIEARDPVTAGHSFRVAEFAERLAEAADRAGVAGLGREAVRELRYAALLHDFGKVGVREHVLTKPTKLYPHQMELVRMRFRYARAAFERDAYRRLLDLWAQGEIDAGARRRMRGELERMLREEAERFERMLAAVEEANRPDVPAHALAPGLEEAEAYRFPGLDGAEEALLTPGELLDLRTAQGSLSPDERLQIESHVSHTYAFLSLIPWRGDLARVPEIAYGHHEKLDGSGYPRGLRGEDIPVQTRILTIADIYDAVTAGDRPYRRGLPQEQALELLEAQARAGALDAALVGVFIEARVYVR
- a CDS encoding rhodanese-like domain-containing protein translates to MARRYSELVEACRERVGELFPWELQEELDAGRPILLLDVREPYEFEAMHIAGSLNVPRGILEPACEWGYEETVPELVEARERPVVVVCRSGNRSLLAAAVMRELGYRDVRSLRSGLKGWNDFELPLVDGRGEHVPLAAADAYFTPRIAPEQLGPRPAR
- a CDS encoding response regulator gives rise to the protein MRVLIIDDHALFRVGLQELLERRGIEVVGAVGDGVEGMELAERLRPDIVLLDLRMPRMDGLQVLHAMRQRGLEMPVVMLTTSAEEQDLVESLRSGAQGYLIKDMEPDEVVRALRDAVRGETVIAPELSRLLARVVRGEQPEPGHGATPFDGLTPREREILCHLAEGESNKVIARHLGISDGTVKLHVKAILRKLGVHSRVEAAVMAVEHGLHRPRIADKG
- a CDS encoding GAF domain-containing sensor histidine kinase, producing MAGRRRIGDRGDAAAAALAAAVVNSGPGPTCAPAAGRIAMAAIGEDAHHRHPTQAARPGRPGVAAFLLREGLLLPFLLLAALLGALLIATLATGAGPWIPALAGAALALLAYLGHRAHARLARSLGEVAAWAARVRAGDLGARMAGDSPLAAEINAIGEDLERVSRAVDEEICRHTDTLAQKTRSLQVLYDVAASINASRDLDDLLGRFLDTLIRVVRARAATVRLRGEDGTLRLVASRGLDPELEERERHVDVRNCLCGAAAADGALLCRTDLQACEQALAGPLLGGEQATLVVVPLHYRGRTLGIYNLFVDRPGFRLDDDERELLTSIGRHLGMAIEKARLDEKARRFSVMRERTMLAHELHDSLAQTLASLRYQVRMLAEMMEQGDATAGRRELERIRNGLDEAHTELRELLVHFRAPLDDRGLLPAIEETVERFRRETGIATFLQKECGAARLPALYELQVLRIVQEALANIRKHSRAHAVRILMRCRDGEYHVLVEDDGVGFEGRHLEGRPGEHVGLSIMQERARRLGGELRIESEPGEGTRVDLRFRDPGEVVPEPVRIQ
- a CDS encoding HesB/IscA family protein gives rise to the protein MIQLTERAAAQIRSEADRQGLPAVLRLAVKVGPQGLMDYAIGFDEPRETDHLIELHGVTVLVTRDTEDIVEGMVIDYVEYAPGEHRFIFYNPNDPRHEPPAED
- a CDS encoding cobyrinate a,c-diamide synthase; the protein is MPEPTRLVYLSAAHKSSGKTVVAVGLVRALRRRGLSVQPLKKGPDYIDPMWLGRAAGRPCRNLDFHTQAPDEIRTAAGTDADVALVEGTKGLHDGVAADGADSNAALARLLGAPVVLVLDTRGMTRGVAPLVQGLAGFEPDVPVAGVILNRVAGARHEAKLRRALETYTAVPVLGAVAEDPRLRIPERHLGLVPAEEHGAAEDAVQRMADAVERGVDLEALLAAAAPVPRRAPPPRPLPSCSAVRIGVARDAAFGFYYPDDLEALERAGARIVPFSPLRDARLPEVDALFIGGGFPETHLEALAANAPLRHEIRTAILERGLPAYAECGGLMYLARAIAWRGTRAPMCGVIPATARMHGRPVGRGYGRLRETAAAPWPRLGDGPGEIPVHEFHYSALVDLPPATLCAYEVVRGTGIGGGRDGIVVRNLLACYAHQRHTRANPWVQRFLAFVRARAAAASRRSAP
- the nrfD gene encoding NrfD/PsrC family molybdoenzyme membrane anchor subunit; amino-acid sequence: MKEPRLQAIEGRSGGFYALAALLGALVAAGLWAAWQMEHHGHAITGMTNQIVWGLPHVFAVFLIVTASGALNVASVASVFGRKAYKPLAPLSAVLAIACLVGGLAVLVLDLGRPDRLVVAMTRYNFRSIFAWNIYLYTGFLAIAAVYLWLMLERRMNRYSRVAGTVAFLWRLILTTGTGSIFGFLVARQAYDAAIMAPLFIAMSLAFGTALFLLVLIGAFRATGRPLGDHLLHRLKNLLGVFVAVVLYFTAVQHLTNLYAAEHHGVERYILVEGGAVTALFWVGQVLVGGLVPLGLVYHPTLGRQRGAIALAGLAVLLGGLAQIYVIIIGGQSYPLILFPGMEVSSSFFDGVIHTYRPTGVELLLGLSGLGITGLITLLALRVLAILPAALGDEQAPAPAAGATEAVRA
- the dsrO gene encoding sulfate reduction electron transfer complex DsrMKJOP subunit DsrO, which translates into the protein MAEQAATRRDFLRAGGALAAGVLLAPGVFLLGPAAARPAGEPASSRQRWGLLVDTRRCADGCDACVSACREENGWGGRGRPETDPQWIRKVRVRDPRSGRSFSLPVMCQHCAHPPCVDVCPTGASMRRADGIVLVDRHRCIGCRYCMMACPYKARSLEHEAVEDPRPWAPRGKGTVESCTLCVHRVDAGREPACVEACRRTGNAALVFGDLADPASEIARSVRELGGEALRADLGLDPGVRYLGLNV
- a CDS encoding sulfur reduction protein DsrJ, giving the protein MARLLAALLTGLAALAASTAARAVPLPEIVAPAVGPRCVLPAEQMRREHMELLRHQRARTVRQGIRGERFSLRLCIACHAGRDERGQPVSVAAPGQFCESCHRYAAVRIDCFQCHSGRPDPEAEAAARRIAGELAAGR